The genomic interval GCCTTGCCGGAGACCCTGATGGAATCCGAGCTCTTCGGCCACAAGCGCGGCGCCTTCACCCACGCCGACAAGGACAAGAAGGGCATCCTGGAATACGCCCATCGCGGGACGATCTTCTTAGACGAGATCGCCGACTTAAGCCTCAACCTCCAAGCCAAGCTGCTGCGCTTCCTCCAGGAGGGCGAGATCCGGCCGCTCGGCTCCAACGAGGTGGTCAAGGTCGACGTGCGCGTCGTCTCGGCGAGCAACAAGGACCTGCAGGAATTGGTCGAGCAGGGGAAGTTTCGCGAGGATCTGTATTTTCGCTTGAACGGCGTCACGATCCACCTTCCGCCGCTGCGCGAGCGTCTGGAGGACCTCCCGCTGCTCGTCGAGCACTTTTTGAAAAAGATCGCCGCGGGCGAGGGCAAGGAGCCCTGCCGGGTCAGCATGGAGGTCCTGCGTCAGTTCATGAACTACCCCTGGCCCGGCAACATCCGCGAACTGCAGAACACCCTCGAGACCGCGGCCCTCTTCGCCGAGAACGGCTCCATCGGACTCAAGTCCTTGGCCTTCAAGCCCATCCTGCTCGGCAAGAAGAAGGCGATGAAGCACCTGATGATGAAGACGGTGGCCAAGGAGACGATGGACCCCGAGCTGGAGAAGCTCTTGCTGGCGATCCGGGACAACGGCTACCACAAGGGAAACGCGGCGCAGGCCCTGGGGATCTCGCGGAGAAATCTCTACACGAAGCTGGAGAAGTTCGGCGTGCCGGTGGAGTTGAAGGGCCTGAAGGCCTACATCGACGACAAGTTCGTCTGAGACCTATTTGGAAAAATCGAATTCGGGCAATTCCGGCCGCTCGAAGCGGTAGTAGAGCTCGATGTTAAAGGCGCCCAGCGGGATCTTCCAGCGCTTCCCGGGGCCGGCCGCGAAGTCGGCGGCGCTCAGGCTCAACCAGGATTCCGAAAAGTCCTTGGTCTTGACGGGGATACAGGCCGGGTCTTCGGGTTTTTCGTCGATCGCCTTCTGCAGCGGGTAATAGTAGAGCTCGAGGCGTTCGCCCGCCGCGGGACTTTCGAACTCGACCGTGAAGGGATGCTGCCCGGGCGAGGTTTGGTTGAGAAGATAGTCCCGGTACGAGACCTTGCCCTTGTCCG from Deltaproteobacteria bacterium PRO3 carries:
- a CDS encoding sigma-54-dependent Fis family transcriptional regulator — protein: ALPETLMESELFGHKRGAFTHADKDKKGILEYAHRGTIFLDEIADLSLNLQAKLLRFLQEGEIRPLGSNEVVKVDVRVVSASNKDLQELVEQGKFREDLYFRLNGVTIHLPPLRERLEDLPLLVEHFLKKIAAGEGKEPCRVSMEVLRQFMNYPWPGNIRELQNTLETAALFAENGSIGLKSLAFKPILLGKKKAMKHLMMKTVAKETMDPELEKLLLAIRDNGYHKGNAAQALGISRRNLYTKLEKFGVPVELKGLKAYIDDKFV